One genomic segment of Theobroma cacao cultivar B97-61/B2 chromosome 6, Criollo_cocoa_genome_V2, whole genome shotgun sequence includes these proteins:
- the LOC18595463 gene encoding tubby-like F-box protein 14, translating to MSEVWCNVLNPHSSDDQITVIIKDDIGFIPGKADQTERYPHDDDEDGKMKPLILKNKPPRWHEQLQCWCLNFRGRVTVASVKNFQLIATTQPAAGAPTPSQPAPPDIDKIILQFGKVGKDMFTMDYRYPLSAFQAFAIYLSSFDTKLACE from the exons ATGTCTGAAGTTTGGTGTAATGTCCTCAACCCTCATTCTTCTGACGATCAAATTACTGTTATTATCAAGGATGACATTGGTTTCATTCCTGGAAAAG CTGACCAAACCGAGAGATATcctcatgatgatgatgaggatgGAAAAATGAAACCCTTGATCCTCAAAAACAAGCCCCCTAGATGGCATGAGCAGTTACAGTGTTGGTGCCTGAATTTCCGAGGCAGGGTAACTGTGGCATCCGTGAAGAACTTTCAGTTGATCGCCACCACACAGCCAGCTGCTGGTGCACCCACTCCATCTCAGCCAGCCCCACCTGACATCGATAAGATAATCCTACAGTTTGGCAAGGTCGGCAAAGATATGTTCACCATGGATTACCGTTATCCACTATCTGCATTCCAGGCTTTTGCAATCTACCTGAGCAGCTTTGACACCAAATTGGCTTGTGAATAG